GAACTAACTTAGATTTTGAATATTGTGGCCTTTTTGGTCCTTGGGTTCTAGCTCTCGAATAATTACACTTTACTGGCTTTATTTAGAAAATATTATGATAGCACAAATCAGTATTTTTTCTGTTAAAAAGAACTGTGAGTACATGGGCAATAGTATGTTATTGTTAATGATTGGAACATCAAATATGCTATTATATCGTTGATCTCTTTATacaacattcaaatacaaatctTATTTCTGTTACAAGTAAATGTCTGTATTTACATAAATTTAAAGTGGGGGATATCAATCTCCTTTTAGTAAAGGCAATTCCAAGGTCCAATATATTGATGGGATCTGTCTAATAGATCAAAACTCAATCTTAAGTTTCTTGGAGGACCGTTTGTTACCCAAGAAGTTGTAATAGTGTAGAACTGTGAGGTCATTTCAACAGAGCAATTGACCATGTAATGGGTTTCATCTCCTGCTCTTGAGTAGGAGATGGAAATCTTAATTTCTATTGCTACCGTCACTGCTGATTCATTCCATATGACTCTATAACCTTAATGAGAATTTTTGAGAGGATTCATTTGTACTTTTTTCACCTCTGAGTCTACAGAGATTTCTCCTCCACCCCCATCCCATGGGAGATGAGAATCCTATGCAGATGCAATGCTAAGAGGTTGTAGAAAGAGGAGAAGAGAATGTGGAAAAGAGTAGAACTTTCAGGGAAAGCTCTTATTTTAAGCCAGTGATGTTACATTCCCAACATATGGCAAGGGGGGTTATGCttcatgttattgttattattgaaaatGTTAAGTGTTTCAGTGTGGGCTAGTAATATGTCCCTCTCTGCCTTTTGAAAAGACACAATTTGAAATTTTCAATATTGCTGCTCTGCAGATGCTTAGTTTTAATTGCTTAACTCTCTAATCTAGGTAGAATGGCTTTTCTAATTGCAGATACAGCAATTAGATTGAATATGACTAATTGTTCCAACATATTTTCtcttaaaaaacatttttctactccgcctttctcacctgaggggactcaaggcggcttacagaagttgggaaaattcaatgcccaaaatacaataaCTAAAATCAAACAACACATACAAATCAATAAACAatactattaaaacacattataaaacttaaaaacacatatatatttaaatctATTCATCCACAACCTTGTACGTAaaccttagttcagaccatgtcagaTCATaatgcttattcattaaatgcttgcgcacatagccatgtctttagagcttttctgaagcccagaagagttggggacTGCTGAATGTTACTAGTACTGTTGTCCTCAGCCTAAGTATGCATTAGAAAAAAAGGATTGTAATTGTCCATACAGAAAATAAGCTAAAACTTTATTCTCATTACAAGCTTACAAAGTGTCATTAAAGCTGAACACATACAAAGGTTTGCTGTGAGAAATTGTAGTTCAGAGAATATTCTCATGAAGTAGTGTAACGATTGAGCATCCCATGGCAATACTATCATATTATGGATTTACAAAATGCTCCTACTTTTTCATATCAAGGTCACATCATAATTTGTCCCCTTCCCTCCAATCCATGTAAGCAGTTCCATTCTCATTGATACTGAAATATGGCTAAAGCAAAATAAATGGATATATTTTAACACTTTTGCATCTGTTTCTCCTCTAACTAGCATGGCATGACGCCTCTTATGCATGCAGCATACAAGGGGAAAGTTGATATGTGCAAACTGCTGTTGCAACATGGAGCTGATGTAAATTGCAATGAACATGAACATGGATATACTGCCCTGATGTTTGCTGGTCTTTCTGGTAGGTTTACTCTCATTAACTACGAAGAAAGGTATATGCTGGAATTCCAGGATACTGTTAGCTCTACCATTCACTGGAATTAGGGGCACCAAGACCCCCATGAAAggggaaaactgcaaataaagaaattattttttacTTGAAAGGAAACCTCTCTAGAAATttataggtcttccagcatgactctatagtcaacttctgctgAAAGCTGAATAGTATCACATTGAATGATCTAgtgattcctagaaaggtgttttctctagaaatctctagttcctcTAGCATGGCTGGAGCAAGTTGACCATAGAGGCACACTGCTTGACCTAGAGCACTGACCTAGAGAATCTAAAAgataacatttttaatcaaatctgtgaaaaatcaaatccacaaaagtcaaaatctCAAATGTGGAGTGTTGGCTGTATGTGGCAAAAGTTTGTTGAATTGCTGGCAAGGTCTGCCTTTTTCTAAATCGAAGCTGTAAATTTGTATGGGCAAAAATGatgtcacagtcttctatttatgTTTTGCTGCTTTCCTGTTCTTTATGGTGTGTTCTCCAGTGCTATTTTTAACATTATATTGTTACTGTAAAATACTGTGAATGTGGTGTTTGTTACGGAATTAATTCATCAGGCCGAATTCTGGTTTTGACTAAAACCATATTGTTAGTTTGAACTACCATAGATGTGTTGAATCCATATAATTTACTTAAGTGACAATTTACCAGTCTCCCATTGTTTCAGTGAGTCAGGTTGAGCTGCAATGAGTAATTTGATTTACACTGGTATGTTTAATTTCACCTACAACTAAATAAGGGTTGCTGGAGATATAGCTTAACATTTCCTTCATTCTCTATTTTCCTTTTGTGTTAGGCTTTTAGATTTTGACCTTATGGACAGTCACTGTCACATTTGATACTGATTTCATTGTTACTCTGGAAGCCTTTTTAGATGAacgggaggaaggaaaggatgtaaataaatacactgaaataaatatttatttatttatttatttacagcatttatattccgcccttctcaccccgaaggggactcagggcggatcacattacacatacaggcaaacattcagtgccttttaacataggacaaagacaaacaacatagctccgagcgggcctcgaacttatgacctcctggtcagtgattcattgcagttaattgcaactggtttgctctcccgtctgcgccacagccccgggcttatGTCCCTTATGGATGATGTTGGCAATATATAGGATGACATCTGCTGGAATGTTGTGTCTGTGCTGATTTAGTGGTTCTTAGATCCATTAGGAAATTGACAATTATTAAATGTAACATTTGTGGGAAGGCGTTTACATAAAACATATCTGGAGGGCTACTTTATAGCATACAGATTATTAACATGGAGTTGCCCCTAAAGAGACAAATGGGGAGACTGCACCATAAATGAGGTTTTCAAATTGATGTTTAATGGTTTAGCACTTTAATGACTAAGCCTGTGATCAAAGTTAGGTTGGTTAAAAAGATGAAAGTAAAATTAAACCTTTAAATCAATTGGGCTGGCCATAGTCTACTTtcaagaaatgcattttaatagataaaagtcttttttatttttaactactGTACCTTATATTTGGGGAAAAACCTATAAAGTAATCTTTCCTGATCTGATATTGTGTTAAGGTACATCTCTTATTATCCTTTGCCAACATGGTCTATGTAACAAAGATTACTTTATAGAATAGCTTTAGAACTGACATTAGATTGGTCGGCAGAGACTGACTTAAAAGCTTTAGACTGGTTGTTGCATTATCCATGCCTCTATATAATCAGAAAGCTGTTGTCGTTGTTGTGTGATCTCAGGACTTATACTGAAGGTGAAATTATCATGTAGCttcattggcaagatttgttcaaatctGACAGTCTCTCATCCCAGTGTGTGAAGCTTTAATTTCACAGTaggaaaataagcaaataaatcaAGAACAAACTCTGATATGAATTGAGAAGTAACAAGCCATGTTTTAAGCAATGCCATGGATTCCAGTTCTGATTTGAATGTGGGAATGGGTTTAAATACAATAACAATCCAGAATTTAACAAAGAATAACTTGGTATTATTAAGGATGAATGTGGCCAGTTTATTTTGAGCCAATGTCCAGAACAGAAAGCAAACTGGAACTGGAAGAGAGTTAATAATTGCTTAGTAACTGGAATTTTCCTTGCAAAAAACCTTGGGTTAAATTCCTAACGTATCCAGGGAAACATGAGAAAGATACTTGCCTGGAAACcatggaaaatgtatttatttgatttatagtatttatatttcgcccttctcaccccgaaggggactcagggcggatcacattatatacatatagggcaaacattcaatgcccatatacacatagaaccgagacagagacagacacagagataatttaaccttctcctgaggggatgttcgattctggccacgggggagcagctgcttcatcatccactgtgacggcacttcctcattccaatgtcgtaaattagttaaatttgcttccccactttataagtggtaccttatttcctacttgatagatggaactatctttcaggttgctaggtcagcaatgagcaggggctattttttattttttaattgacgggtgctcaccccgccacgggctggcctcgaactcatgacctcatggtcagagtgatttattgcagcaggctgctcaccagcctgcaccacagcccggcccctgtgttGTTAGAAAAGTGTTGTTAGACCATGTAGTAGCAATTTCAAGTTAGAGGAACAAGTGGCCTCACTCTTTATGTAACTACACTTTTATATGCCTAATGTGCAGTGACAGCAGCCTAAACTGCAATTTTACGAAGTTCTGAAATGTTTAATTACATTAGAAATGGGGAAATCCACCATAAAAATGTACTTGCATAAGGCTTTTTACAGATACAGaaagatattaaaataaattctgttttcttctgtatTTAGGGAACAAAGAAATTGCCTGGATGATGCTAGAGGCTGGAGCAGATACAGATGTTGTGAACTCAGTGGGGAGAACAGCAGCCCAGATGGCTGCCTTTGTGGGTAAATGGAAGAATGGTCTTGAATGATTTCATTGAAGTTATGCGATAATATACTTTGATTTCATTTAATGTATTGGTTCTACCTAAACTTTCCAATCTGAAGTCTTCAGATAAAATACAAACTTTTCCAGTAGGATGAAATATTTTCCTGGTTAGTGTCACCACTTGGATATAGTTTTAAAGTTTGAATTGTAGAGTGAATTAGAACAAACCAACTCAAGCTTGTAAAAGTGGAGGTAATTTTAGAACTAGGTCTGAAATGCATCTTGACAGTGTTCTTTAGACACCAAACAGGATAGTTGTTTAGATCTATTCATCACTGTGATATTTAAACCTTTAAAAACCCTATCTCTGAAGCTCAAGGCGGGGGGAGTATTTCTGCTCTATTCCTCTTCGGAATTTACTACAAATACACGTCCATATCTCCAAATATAATCTGTAGTTGGCCAGCTCTATGCGTTAATGACTCGGGTTTCTTCCTCCCATTTTCATAAAGACACACTGTTCTCTCCTTGTAGGTCAGCATGACTGTGTGACAGTTATCAACAATTTCTTCCCTCGGGAAAGACTAGACTATTATACAAAACCTCAAGGACTAGACAAAGAGCCTAAATTGCCTGTAAAGTTAGCTGGACCTCTGCATAAGATCATTACAACTACCAATTTACATCCTGTGAAGGTAAAGTGCTTCTACTTTGGCTTTACTTTTCTGCGCGTGGCCTGAAAATGCGAAACTTTCTAAATGAGGTCACTCTTCTGGTGACATATTGAACCTGTGAAATATAAGATTGCAAAATTAGGTGAGATCATGTCCTGGGTTAGATAGTGCTATTCCATTGTCTAGGCCTGTTTGCCAGGGCTTTAGCAACTCATTTTCACATGACACAGTAGCATGTAAAAAGGCCTTGTGTAAAACCCTTCAAGATTGGCCTGTGGGAAGAAAGTGTTATCTCCACCATGACCAATAACTTGTTTTTACTTAGGCCTGTTTTTCTGAAGTATGTGGACCTTAAATGTTACCAGATTCTTTTATTGAGCTTTGAAAAGgtgcatttttggactataataatacattttatttatattctgctctatccacccgaggggactcagagcggatcacaacatacataggcaaacattcaatgcctttgattcagtggaataacaatgacatacaaatacacagaacaaaggtaaaggctttccctttcATCTCTGGTTTTCTGGAGGTGGTGTTCAACGCTGGCCaaagtgctcttgttccatttccaagccgagaagCCTGTTGTCTGAAGACACCTCTTGGTCGTTTTGCCAGCATGGCCGTATGGGTAccttattaccttcccgccaaagcagtacctattgatctactcacatttacatgctttcaaactgctaggttggcaagagctagggctaacagtgggcactcacccaGACCcgcagctttgaactgccaacctttaggtcagcagattcaagagttcaacagtttaacctgttgtgccaccgCAGAATTCACTGGCCAAGCTTgatgggggattctggaagttgtaatctaAACATGTTAACTTTTCTGAACTCTACTACCTATCTGGGCTGCTTCTGCTAAACAAAACCTCTTTAAGGCGTGTGCATCAAAATGAGGCTCTTGGAGGTGTTTGTGACCATTTTATCTCTGGGTATAGGTCCTGTGAAGCCCAGAAGTTTAAGAAAATGACTAGTCTTGGTCTCTcagatttttttgttgtttttcagtgTTGTTTAAAGTGATTTGTTTGGTACAATCATGTCTTACAATACATATACAGCTATTTTGCCATGGAAAAAGTCAACTTTATTCACATTGCCTATCAAGTTCCTTTAAGTAAAGCAAATATATAGGTAAAGAAAGAGAGCAGCAAATTGGCTTTAGCACCTGCTTTAAATAATCTATAGGGGGGAAACTGTTTGATTGGTCCATTTACTTTTTGTTAATGTTTCCTATAGATAGTGTTGCTAGTGAAAGAAAATCCACTTCTGGCAGAAGTAGAAGCAATGCAGAAATGCTACAAAGTGTTGGATCTGATTTGTGAGAAGTGCATGAAGCAGAGAGATATGAATGAAGTACTGGCCGTGAAAATGCACTACATTAGCTGCATTTTCCAGAAATGCATTTTGTTTCTTAAGGAACGAGAAGATAAACTGGATGGATTAATTAAAAGGTATGGTCTTAACATAAATGAGTTTGAATCTCAGAATAACTTGTAATACTTAAGTCCTTCCCTGTGGCATCATTCAGTAGCTTTCCATTGATGTTTGTTTGGAACATACTTGAGCTCCATCTCGGAATCGGGAGCTCATTTCCCCTGCATTCAGGGAATCTTTAGGGATCTTGGAGGGGGGTGGGTAGGTAGGGTGAGCCCTtaatgttcagaatatttcaaatAGTTATAGTTAAAGatgccaatatttttgtagttgTATAAAAGGATTCTCCTGTGCACAACACAGAAAATGTACTTCATTTCTGTAATTTCATGTAAACTATATTTAAATTTAGAAGAACATTTTCCGTGTTGTGAATAGCTTTCTGTAGCTTTCTTTTTGATATTGGAGATACTCTATTGGAACATTAAATCCTTTTTTAGAtgatgtattatatataataaaggaAGGCATGTGGAGTATAAAGGGAAGGAATTTTTCCAGTAGTCTTAGCATGACCTTTCATACTTTAATAATTCCAGCTTACTAAAAGGCAGAGATAAAGATGGCTTTCCAGTATATCAAGAGAAGCTCATCAGAGAATGTATTCGAAAATTTCCTTACTGTGAAGCTACCTTGCTCCAACAGCTAGTGAGAAGTATTGCTCCAGTTGAAATTGTGAGTATCTTTTGTTCAGTGCCATCATTCTTTGTGCTTTGGCCCTATTGTATGTACTCATGAgaaagttgaatttgttttttaCCCAAAAAATGGGCTGACGTACCCATGGGTCAGTGCTTGAAACAGATGCTGTATCCACATCCCATTCTAGCTCCTTCGAAAGCAGTAGGTGAAACAAGGTGAAAGAAGTAGGGAATTGCACTACTCTGCTGCCTAGCTGGCTCTGTATGCCAGTTTTCAAAAACATATCTCCCTCATCTTCACCTTCCAGACAATTTCCTGAATATCTTTATTTCTCAAGCTTTTCAGGATGGGAAAGACAAACTAGGAATTGTTGAAACACACTGATGATTTCTTTTGCTCATTACAAACCCTGGCTTAGTGTTACACACAAACACTACCCAGATATGTGTCTTTGTATTCCTTTTATAAATTCTTACTTTAGTATAGatgcaaaaatgaaaataatatacaGGAAGGTGCATTTGATTGAACCTTTCTTTCTGACATGCCTGCAAGGATGGTGGAGCTATTGGTGCCCGGACAAAGATGTAAGCTATTTGTACAGTCCTTTCAAACAAATGTATACATTTCTGTTTTAATTGCTTCCACAGCAGCCAATATTTGTACCATttcaa
This sequence is a window from Anolis carolinensis isolate JA03-04 chromosome 6, rAnoCar3.1.pri, whole genome shotgun sequence. Protein-coding genes within it:
- the ankmy2 gene encoding ankyrin repeat and MYND domain-containing protein 2, which produces MAPPKKGDLSEEEKELLEVIGKGHIEEAARLLGNKNVRVNCLDEHGMTPLMHAAYKGKVDMCKLLLQHGADVNCNEHEHGYTALMFAGLSGNKEIAWMMLEAGADTDVVNSVGRTAAQMAAFVGQHDCVTVINNFFPRERLDYYTKPQGLDKEPKLPVKLAGPLHKIITTTNLHPVKIVLLVKENPLLAEVEAMQKCYKVLDLICEKCMKQRDMNEVLAVKMHYISCIFQKCILFLKEREDKLDGLIKSLLKGRDKDGFPVYQEKLIRECIRKFPYCEATLLQQLVRSIAPVEIGTDPTAFSVLTQAITGQMGFGEAEFCTACGEKGAAKRCSVCKMVIYCDQNCQKLHWFAHKKVCKMLKETHEKLELEAAKERKEEEEMQKREAIQATESALASEEQLVSESGDNKEGELNCGEDRTEQTIPSKETSAAIPQADSVFEADINLEDIAIAKPQESEE